The following proteins are co-located in the Frigidibacter mobilis genome:
- a CDS encoding catalase has product MTQRLTTTAGAPVANNQNSETAGPRGPVLMQDYHLMEKLAHQNRERIPERVVHAKGWGAFGTFTVTHDITRFTRAAIFGAVGKQTDMLARFSTVAGEAGAADHERDVRGFALKFYTEEGNWDLVGNNTPVFFIRDPLKFPDFIHTQKRHPRSNLRSNTAAWDFWSLVPESLHQVSILMSDRGLPISPMHMNGYGSHTYSFWNRDGERFWVKFHFKTQQGVKTVTNDEAATIVGQTREGYQEALFGGIEAGNFPRWTLFVQVMPEADADSTPYDPFDLTKVWPHSDYPLIEVGVMELNRNADNYFTQIEQAAFSPSNKVPGIGYSPDKMLQARVFSYADAHRYRLGTHYEALPVNQPKCPVHHYHAAGNMNFIGLRSGAGDAYYEPNSMGGVGEDPTVAEPPLALSGMAARQPHQQQIDDYTQPRALHDEVLSEAERGRLYGNIAASMDGVPAGIIDRALMHFERISPAYAAGIRAALLARSGLVAAAE; this is encoded by the coding sequence ATGACCCAGCGACTGACAACCACCGCCGGCGCCCCCGTTGCCAACAACCAGAACAGCGAGACCGCAGGCCCGCGCGGCCCGGTGCTGATGCAGGACTATCACCTGATGGAGAAGCTCGCCCATCAGAACCGCGAGCGGATCCCCGAGCGGGTGGTGCACGCCAAGGGCTGGGGCGCCTTCGGCACCTTCACCGTGACCCATGACATCACCCGCTTCACCCGCGCCGCGATCTTCGGCGCGGTCGGCAAGCAGACCGACATGCTGGCGCGCTTTTCCACCGTGGCGGGCGAGGCCGGCGCCGCCGACCACGAACGCGACGTGCGCGGCTTTGCGCTGAAGTTCTACACCGAGGAAGGCAACTGGGATCTGGTCGGCAACAACACCCCGGTGTTCTTCATCCGCGATCCGCTGAAGTTCCCCGACTTCATCCACACGCAAAAGCGCCACCCGCGCAGCAACCTGCGCTCCAACACCGCCGCCTGGGATTTCTGGAGCCTGGTGCCGGAATCGCTGCATCAGGTCAGCATCCTGATGTCGGACCGGGGCCTGCCGATCAGCCCGATGCACATGAACGGCTATGGCAGCCACACCTATTCATTCTGGAACCGCGACGGCGAACGCTTCTGGGTGAAGTTCCACTTCAAGACCCAGCAGGGCGTGAAGACCGTGACCAATGACGAGGCGGCAACCATCGTAGGCCAGACCCGCGAAGGATATCAGGAGGCGCTGTTCGGCGGCATCGAGGCGGGCAATTTCCCGCGCTGGACGCTGTTCGTGCAGGTGATGCCCGAGGCCGATGCGGACAGTACCCCCTATGACCCCTTCGACCTGACGAAGGTCTGGCCGCATTCCGACTATCCGCTGATCGAGGTCGGCGTGATGGAGCTGAACCGCAACGCCGACAACTACTTCACCCAGATCGAGCAGGCCGCCTTCAGCCCCTCGAACAAGGTGCCGGGGATCGGCTACAGCCCCGACAAGATGCTGCAGGCGCGGGTGTTCAGCTATGCCGACGCGCATCGCTACCGCCTTGGCACGCATTACGAGGCGCTGCCGGTCAACCAGCCCAAATGCCCGGTCCACCATTACCATGCGGCCGGGAACATGAACTTCATCGGGCTGCGCAGCGGTGCTGGGGATGCCTACTATGAACCCAACAGCATGGGCGGCGTCGGCGAGGATCCCACCGTGGCTGAACCGCCGCTGGCGCTCTCGGGCATGGCCGCGCGCCAGCCGCACCAGCAGCAGATCGACGACTACACCCAGCCCCGCGCCCTGCATGACGAGGTGCTGTCCGAGGCGGAACGCGGCCGGCTCTACGGCAACATCGCCGCCTCGATGGATGGGGTTCCGGCCGGCATCATCGACCGCGCATTGATGCATTTCGAGCGGATCTCGCCGGCCTATGCCGCAGGCATCCGCGCCGCCCTGCTCGCCCGGAGCGGCCTGGTCGCCGCCGCCGAATGA
- a CDS encoding histidine kinase N-terminal 7TM domain-containing protein, translating to MFCDTGSGAVTGCLHPQSLDLAVGITAAVLAGVLLVMLRVWQIHRFPGRPYFVLAHCAMLWWLLSSMMELSVQGLPCKMLWAKLAWPGIVLVPTAWTLFLLDYALGRHPLWWRLRSLALIGAPLAVTLLALSNGWHTAFYGPGTRLAEIDGRSSVIYDHGPLFYLSAYYVYGFMLASIAIVGLAILRAPWSFRGFLLTLLAITLVPVVGNLAYVLSGFTLFGFDPTPFSFALVLVVFGWMLANNRLMDINLIARDMLFYKAADPVLIVDAEGRLEAVNPEARRVFGAALPRPGEPLSALPDLAPLLARLQSGGHLHDEPPILRGGRSFDPRAGVLHRPVRTGRSALGWVISLVDITAQQQEAAALRLAAENARAAELAKSQFLSVVSHELRTPLTSIKGALDLLNNEVTGELPERARRIVQIAASNSARLTTLIEDLLDLQQIEQGTLSVERRRLDMGALVQEAVVVAADQARSLGVTLVLAEAAGPAMVEGDPKRLAQVIGNVLSNACKFSGRGARVEVSVLCEPGRMRVRVKDSGPGIPAGADEAVFGQFSQLDSSGTRRVGGSGVGLHIARRILDEMGGQISYESRLGEGTTFFIDLPLAPEPAVVLA from the coding sequence GTGTTCTGTGACACCGGGTCGGGCGCAGTGACCGGCTGCCTGCACCCGCAGAGTTTGGATCTGGCAGTGGGGATCACCGCGGCGGTGCTGGCCGGGGTGCTTTTGGTCATGCTCCGGGTCTGGCAGATCCACCGTTTTCCAGGCCGCCCTTATTTCGTGCTCGCCCATTGCGCGATGCTGTGGTGGCTGCTCTCGTCGATGATGGAACTGTCGGTGCAGGGGCTGCCCTGCAAGATGCTCTGGGCCAAGCTGGCCTGGCCGGGCATCGTGCTGGTGCCGACGGCCTGGACGTTGTTCTTGCTGGACTATGCCCTTGGGCGGCATCCGCTTTGGTGGCGTCTGCGCTCGCTCGCGCTGATCGGTGCGCCGCTGGCGGTGACCCTGCTGGCGCTGAGCAACGGCTGGCACACTGCCTTCTACGGTCCCGGAACGCGGCTGGCCGAGATCGACGGTCGCAGTTCGGTGATCTACGATCACGGGCCGTTGTTCTATCTGTCGGCCTATTATGTCTATGGTTTCATGCTGGCCTCGATCGCCATCGTGGGGCTGGCGATCCTGCGCGCGCCTTGGAGCTTTCGGGGCTTCTTGCTGACCTTGCTGGCGATCACGCTTGTGCCGGTGGTGGGCAACCTTGCCTATGTGCTGTCCGGGTTCACTCTGTTCGGCTTTGACCCGACGCCGTTCAGCTTTGCGCTTGTGCTGGTGGTGTTCGGCTGGATGCTGGCCAACAACCGGCTGATGGACATCAACCTGATCGCCCGCGACATGCTGTTCTACAAGGCGGCGGATCCGGTTCTGATCGTCGATGCCGAGGGCCGGCTGGAGGCGGTGAACCCAGAGGCACGGCGGGTGTTCGGGGCGGCGCTGCCAAGACCCGGAGAGCCGCTGAGCGCGCTGCCCGATCTTGCGCCGCTGCTGGCGCGGCTGCAGAGCGGCGGCCATCTGCATGACGAGCCGCCGATCTTGCGCGGCGGGCGCAGTTTCGATCCGCGGGCGGGCGTGCTGCACCGGCCGGTCAGGACCGGGCGCTCGGCGCTTGGCTGGGTGATCTCGCTGGTGGATATCACCGCGCAGCAGCAGGAGGCGGCGGCCCTGCGGCTTGCGGCGGAAAATGCCCGGGCGGCGGAGCTGGCAAAGTCGCAGTTCCTGTCGGTGGTCAGCCACGAATTGCGCACGCCGCTGACCTCGATCAAGGGCGCGCTCGATCTGCTGAACAACGAGGTCACCGGAGAATTACCCGAACGCGCGCGGCGAATCGTGCAGATCGCCGCTAGCAACAGTGCCCGGCTGACGACGCTGATCGAGGATCTGCTGGACCTGCAGCAGATCGAGCAGGGTACGTTGAGCGTGGAGCGGCGGCGGCTCGACATGGGTGCGCTGGTACAAGAGGCGGTGGTGGTGGCGGCCGACCAGGCCCGCAGCCTTGGTGTGACGCTGGTGCTGGCCGAGGCCGCGGGCCCGGCAATGGTCGAGGGCGATCCCAAGCGGCTGGCGCAGGTGATCGGCAACGTGCTGTCCAATGCCTGCAAGTTCTCGGGCCGCGGCGCGCGGGTCGAGGTGTCGGTGCTGTGCGAGCCGGGTCGGATGCGGGTGCGGGTCAAGGACAGCGGGCCGGGTATTCCCGCCGGGGCGGATGAAGCGGTGTTCGGACAGTTCTCGCAGCTGGACAGTTCGGGCACGCGGCGCGTGGGCGGATCCGGCGTCGGGCTGCACATCGCACGACGGATCCTGGATGAGATGGGAGGCCAGATCAGCTATGAAAGCCGCCTGGGCGAGGGCACGACCTTCTTCATCGACCTGCCGCTGGCGCCAGAGCCGGCAGTGGTGTTGGCCTGA
- a CDS encoding RNA methyltransferase, with product MTADQPRTPPEDTPGTDPALQPVFVLVRPQMGENIGAAARAMLNFGLERLRLVDPRDVWPNPRAVAMASGAAGRVLDHAGVFADVAQAVGDCDYVFATTARDRELTRPVVSAERAMEQARAMAAEGRRVAVLFGPERTGLENDDVVRANALISIPVNPGFPSLNLGQAVLLTAYEWRRHNVAAPAERMEFGRSEYATRIEVEKLADHYEAELEAAGFFFPDTKAAGMKQNLRALWGRMTLTRAEVQTFHGMLRQILRKRG from the coding sequence ATGACCGCCGACCAGCCCCGAACTCCCCCGGAAGACACCCCCGGCACCGATCCGGCGCTGCAGCCGGTCTTCGTGCTGGTGCGCCCGCAGATGGGCGAGAATATCGGGGCCGCGGCCCGGGCGATGCTGAATTTCGGGCTGGAGCGGCTGCGGCTGGTGGATCCGCGCGATGTCTGGCCGAATCCGCGGGCGGTGGCGATGGCCTCGGGTGCGGCGGGGCGGGTGCTGGATCATGCGGGCGTGTTTGCGGATGTGGCACAGGCAGTGGGCGATTGCGACTATGTCTTCGCCACCACCGCGCGCGACCGCGAGCTGACGCGGCCCGTGGTGAGCGCCGAGCGCGCGATGGAGCAGGCCCGCGCGATGGCCGCCGAGGGGCGGCGCGTCGCGGTGCTGTTCGGGCCCGAGCGCACCGGGCTCGAGAATGACGATGTGGTGCGGGCCAATGCGCTGATCTCGATCCCGGTCAATCCCGGTTTCCCCTCGCTGAACCTGGGCCAGGCGGTGCTGCTGACCGCCTATGAATGGCGCCGGCACAACGTGGCGGCTCCTGCCGAGCGCATGGAGTTCGGGCGCAGCGAATATGCGACACGGATCGAGGTCGAGAAGCTGGCCGATCACTATGAGGCAGAGCTGGAGGCGGCGGGGTTCTTCTTTCCGGACACCAAGGCCGCCGGGATGAAGCAGAACCTGCGCGCGCTGTGGGGGCGCATGACCCTGACGCGCGCCGAGGTGCAGACCTTCCACGGCATGTTGCGTCAGATCCTGCGCAAGCGCGGCTGA
- a CDS encoding thiamine phosphate synthase yields the protein MAAEDRPQIYLVTPPAFDAELFPDRLARVLDAVPIACLRLALATRDEDALLRAADACRMVAHERDVPIVIETHVMLVPRLGLDGVHLLDGARTVRHARKELGQDAIVGAFCGTSRHEGLNAGEAGADYVAFGPVGATPLGTGDSVDPELLAWWSEVIEIPVVAEGALTEALIRDLAPVTDFFGIGEEIWTTEDPAAALMRLVAAMG from the coding sequence ATGGCCGCCGAAGACCGCCCGCAGATCTATCTCGTCACGCCGCCCGCCTTCGACGCCGAGCTCTTCCCCGACCGGCTGGCCCGGGTGCTCGATGCGGTCCCGATCGCCTGCCTGCGGCTGGCGCTGGCCACCCGCGACGAGGATGCCCTGCTGCGCGCCGCCGATGCCTGCCGCATGGTGGCGCATGAGCGCGACGTGCCCATCGTGATCGAGACCCATGTGATGCTGGTGCCGCGGCTGGGGCTGGACGGGGTGCACCTGCTCGACGGCGCCCGCACCGTGCGCCATGCCCGCAAGGAGCTGGGGCAGGACGCCATCGTCGGCGCCTTCTGCGGCACCTCGCGCCATGAGGGGCTGAATGCCGGCGAGGCAGGGGCCGATTACGTCGCCTTCGGCCCGGTCGGCGCCACCCCGCTTGGCACCGGCGACAGCGTCGATCCCGAGCTGCTGGCCTGGTGGTCCGAGGTGATCGAGATCCCGGTCGTCGCCGAAGGCGCGCTGACCGAGGCGCTGATCCGCGATCTGGCCCCGGTCACCGATTTCTTCGGCATCGGCGAGGAGATCTGGACCACCGAGGACCCGGCTGCGGCGCTGATGCGGCTTGTGGCGGCGATGGGGTAA
- a CDS encoding VOC family protein → MTAPALLALHHVQLAMPAGGEAQARAFYGALLGLTEVPKPAPLQGRGGLWFERGSLRLHLGVEAPFTPARKAHPAFAVQGLAALADRLQEAGHPTRAEIDLPGMDRLYVDDPFGNRLELLEITG, encoded by the coding sequence ATGACCGCCCCTGCCCTGCTGGCCCTTCACCATGTGCAGCTGGCGATGCCCGCGGGCGGCGAGGCGCAGGCGCGCGCCTTCTACGGCGCCCTCCTCGGCCTGACCGAAGTGCCCAAGCCCGCCCCGCTGCAAGGCCGCGGCGGCCTCTGGTTCGAGCGGGGCAGCCTGCGCCTGCATCTGGGGGTGGAGGCGCCCTTCACCCCCGCCCGCAAGGCGCATCCCGCCTTCGCGGTGCAGGGCCTTGCCGCCCTTGCCGACCGCCTGCAAGAGGCCGGCCACCCGACACGGGCCGAGATCGACCTGCCCGGCATGGACCGGCTCTATGTCGATGACCCCTTCGGCAACCGGCTAGAACTGCTGGAGATCACTGGCTGA
- a CDS encoding glutamine-synthetase adenylyltransferase has translation MTHAPFAARLTRCPIPFDAARGADAAARLAALAPELRALLAGAAGCSPYLAGLMAHEAGWLEEALQGAPEPALAAVLAGLEAETPASLPTALRIAKRRVALLAGLADLGGVWPLEAVTGALTALADRAVDLSLKALVGEEIRRGKLPGAAPEDARTAGGMVVLAMGKMGAGELNYSSDIDLICLFDEERYAPDDYHEARAAFIRVTRKMASWIGDNTAEGYVFRTDLRLRPDASVTPVCIAMAAAEQYYEGQGRTWERAAYIKARACGGDIAAGERFLKRLVPFVWRKHLDFAAIQDAHDMRLKIRDHKGLHGPVVLEGHDMKLGVGGIREIEFFTQTRQLIAGGRDADLRGRSTVGSLAALAAKGWVPDGVAAELTTLYRAHREVEHRLQMAADAQTHALPVSAEGFDRLARMMGEADTAAMRAGLRGRLERVAALTEEFFAPGETSGEMPDLPDASRVLVEGWRAYPALRSARAAEIFRRVKPGILRGLLRAANPDEALRQFDGFLRGLPAGVQLFSLFDANPQLVELIVDICATAPGLARHLSRHSSVLDAVIGGDFFAPWPGTGPLRAALAGQLAALPDYERKLDAARRWAREWHFRIGVHHLRGLVDAAEAGRMYADLAGACVAAVWEPCCAEFTSKHGPLPGRGAVVLGMGSLGAERLNAASDLDLIVIYDDAGVEASEGKRPLPTRTYYARLTQALVTALSAPMAEGRLYEVDMRLRPSGKQGPVATALERFRSYQRSEAWTWEHLALTRARAIVGDAGLAAEVEALRREVLAAKAGGETVLADVADMRRRIFAAKAPDGVWEAKIGPGRLQDIELLAQSCALRAADPARRVEAQLRAGLRSGCLGKSEEAALQEAYRFLWRLQAGGRLLTDRPLDMDQIGEGARAFLLRETGMADLAALASRLDAATARVAAIVDGVLAGTG, from the coding sequence ATGACCCATGCCCCCTTCGCCGCGAGGCTGACCCGCTGCCCGATCCCCTTCGATGCCGCCCGCGGTGCCGATGCCGCGGCGCGCCTTGCCGCGCTGGCGCCCGAGCTGCGGGCGCTGCTGGCGGGGGCGGCGGGCTGCAGCCCCTACCTGGCCGGGCTGATGGCGCATGAGGCGGGCTGGCTGGAGGAGGCATTGCAGGGCGCGCCGGAACCCGCGCTGGCAGCGGTGCTGGCGGGGCTGGAAGCCGAGACCCCTGCCAGCCTGCCGACCGCCTTGCGCATCGCCAAGCGCCGGGTCGCGCTGCTGGCGGGACTGGCCGATCTGGGCGGGGTCTGGCCGCTGGAGGCGGTGACCGGGGCGCTGACCGCGCTGGCGGACCGGGCGGTGGACCTGTCGCTGAAGGCGCTGGTCGGCGAGGAGATCCGCCGCGGCAAGCTGCCCGGCGCCGCGCCCGAGGATGCGCGAACCGCCGGCGGCATGGTGGTGCTGGCGATGGGCAAGATGGGGGCTGGCGAGTTGAACTACTCCTCTGACATCGACCTGATCTGCCTGTTCGACGAGGAGCGCTATGCGCCCGACGACTATCACGAGGCCCGCGCCGCCTTCATCCGCGTGACCCGCAAGATGGCCTCCTGGATCGGCGACAATACTGCCGAGGGCTATGTGTTCCGCACCGACCTGCGCCTGCGCCCCGATGCCAGCGTCACCCCGGTCTGCATCGCAATGGCGGCGGCGGAGCAGTATTACGAGGGCCAGGGCCGCACCTGGGAGCGCGCGGCCTATATCAAGGCGCGGGCCTGCGGCGGTGACATTGCGGCGGGCGAGCGGTTCCTGAAGCGGCTGGTGCCCTTTGTCTGGCGCAAGCATCTCGATTTCGCCGCCATCCAGGATGCCCATGACATGCGGCTGAAGATCCGCGACCACAAGGGCCTGCATGGGCCGGTGGTGCTGGAGGGCCATGACATGAAGCTGGGGGTGGGCGGCATCCGCGAGATCGAGTTCTTTACCCAGACACGGCAGCTGATCGCCGGCGGGCGCGATGCGGACCTGCGCGGGCGCAGCACCGTCGGCAGCCTCGCGGCGCTGGCGGCCAAGGGCTGGGTGCCGGACGGGGTGGCGGCCGAGCTGACCACGCTCTACCGCGCGCACCGCGAGGTGGAGCACCGCCTGCAGATGGCCGCCGATGCCCAGACCCATGCGCTGCCTGTCAGCGCCGAGGGCTTTGACCGGCTGGCGCGGATGATGGGCGAGGCCGACACGGCTGCGATGCGCGCCGGGCTGCGCGGGCGGCTGGAGCGGGTGGCGGCGCTGACCGAGGAGTTCTTTGCCCCCGGCGAGACGTCGGGCGAAATGCCGGACCTGCCCGATGCCTCGCGCGTGCTTGTCGAGGGCTGGCGCGCCTATCCGGCGCTGCGATCCGCCCGCGCCGCCGAGATCTTCCGCCGCGTCAAGCCCGGCATCCTGCGCGGGCTGCTGCGCGCGGCGAACCCGGATGAGGCGCTGCGCCAGTTCGACGGCTTCCTGCGCGGGTTGCCGGCGGGGGTGCAACTGTTCTCGCTGTTCGACGCGAACCCGCAACTGGTGGAGCTGATCGTCGATATCTGCGCCACGGCGCCGGGCCTCGCGCGGCACCTGTCGCGGCATTCCTCGGTGCTGGATGCGGTGATCGGCGGGGATTTCTTCGCGCCCTGGCCGGGGACGGGGCCGCTGCGCGCGGCGCTGGCCGGGCAGCTGGCGGCGCTGCCCGACTACGAGAGGAAGCTCGATGCCGCGCGGCGGTGGGCGCGCGAATGGCATTTCCGCATCGGCGTGCATCACCTGCGCGGGCTGGTGGACGCGGCCGAGGCGGGGCGGATGTATGCAGACCTTGCGGGCGCCTGCGTGGCGGCGGTCTGGGAGCCCTGCTGCGCCGAATTCACGTCAAAGCACGGCCCGCTGCCCGGGCGCGGCGCGGTGGTGCTGGGGATGGGCAGCCTTGGCGCGGAGCGGCTGAATGCGGCCTCGGACCTCGACCTGATCGTGATCTATGACGATGCCGGGGTGGAGGCGTCGGAGGGCAAGCGTCCCTTGCCGACGCGCACCTATTACGCGCGGCTGACGCAGGCACTGGTCACCGCGCTGTCGGCGCCGATGGCCGAGGGGCGGCTTTACGAGGTGGATATGCGGCTGCGCCCCTCGGGCAAGCAGGGCCCGGTGGCGACGGCGCTGGAGCGGTTCCGCAGCTACCAGAGGAGCGAGGCCTGGACCTGGGAGCATCTGGCGCTGACCCGGGCGCGGGCCATTGTCGGGGATGCGGGGCTTGCCGCCGAGGTCGAGGCGCTGCGGCGCGAGGTGCTGGCCGCGAAGGCGGGCGGCGAGACGGTGCTGGCCGATGTCGCCGACATGCGGCGGCGGATCTTTGCGGCCAAGGCGCCGGATGGGGTGTGGGAGGCGAAGATCGGCCCGGGCCGGTTGCAGGATATCGAACTGCTGGCGCAGTCCTGCGCGCTGCGCGCCGCCGATCCGGCGCGGCGGGTGGAGGCGCAGCTGCGTGCCGGGCTGCGCAGCGGCTGCCTTGGCAAGTCCGAGGAGGCGGCGCTGCAGGAGGCCTACCGCTTCCTGTGGCGGCTGCAGGCGGGGGGGCGGCTGCTGACCGACCGGCCGCTGGACATGGATCAGATCGGCGAGGGCGCCCGCGCCTTTTTGCTGCGCGAGACCGGAATGGCGGATCTGGCCGCGCTGGCGTCGCGGCTGGACGCGGCAACGGCGCGGGTGGCTGCGATTGTGGACGGGGTGCTTGCGGGGACCGGGTAG
- a CDS encoding DUF2852 domain-containing protein, with amino-acid sequence MTHTDTLPRQSWLGRAEAWLDDRGKGAWIALMVLSFVFVWPLGLAVLAYMIWSKRMFGSCSSRRRGGNDFTRDFPRGMGRGHRFGSQHFGSSGNTAFDAYKADTLARLEREQEEFESFLRRLRESKDKSEFDQYMTERAREAANPRPETPPQPQAGESDRA; translated from the coding sequence ATGACCCACACTGACACACTTCCCCGCCAATCCTGGCTGGGCCGCGCCGAAGCCTGGCTCGATGACCGAGGCAAGGGCGCCTGGATCGCGCTGATGGTGCTGTCCTTCGTCTTCGTCTGGCCGCTCGGCCTGGCCGTCCTCGCCTATATGATCTGGAGCAAACGCATGTTCGGAAGCTGTTCTTCGCGCCGCCGCGGCGGCAATGACTTCACCCGCGACTTCCCCCGCGGCATGGGGCGCGGCCACCGCTTCGGCTCGCAGCACTTCGGCTCGTCAGGCAACACCGCCTTTGACGCCTACAAGGCCGACACCCTGGCCCGGCTGGAGCGCGAGCAGGAAGAGTTCGAATCCTTCCTGCGCCGCCTGCGCGAGAGCAAGGACAAGTCCGAGTTCGACCAGTACATGACCGAGCGGGCCCGCGAAGCGGCCAACCCGCGGCCCGAGACCCCGCCGCAGCCGCAGGCCGGCGAGAGCGACCGGGCCTGA
- a CDS encoding RDD family protein, with protein MPRMTDPYSPRFDDRDRLWGLPDPDIQPGFYAGVPFKRLVAWLVDFVLVAILTAIVVPFTAFTALFFLPLLYFTLDLVYRWSTIANGSSTWGMRLMGIELRTRAGHKLDSGLALVHTLGFIVTSAMMIPQLLSAGMMLTLPRGQGLTDVVLGTTAINRAA; from the coding sequence ATGCCCCGCATGACAGATCCATATTCCCCCCGGTTCGACGACCGTGACAGGCTTTGGGGCCTGCCCGATCCCGACATCCAGCCCGGCTTCTATGCCGGCGTGCCGTTCAAGCGGCTGGTCGCCTGGCTGGTCGATTTCGTGCTGGTCGCCATCCTGACCGCGATCGTGGTGCCCTTCACCGCCTTCACCGCGCTGTTCTTCCTGCCGCTGCTGTATTTCACTCTGGACCTGGTCTATCGCTGGTCGACCATCGCCAATGGCTCCTCGACCTGGGGGATGCGGCTGATGGGGATCGAGCTGCGCACCCGCGCCGGGCACAAGCTGGACAGCGGCCTGGCGCTGGTGCACACGCTGGGGTTCATCGTGACCTCGGCGATGATGATCCCGCAACTGCTGTCGGCGGGGATGATGCTGACGCTGCCGCGCGGCCAGGGCCTTACCGACGTGGTTCTGGGCACGACCGCCATCAACCGCGCTGCCTGA
- a CDS encoding arginyltransferase produces the protein MRHTLPIAPQFYVTAPQACPYLEARAERKLFTALQGEGAGRLNDALSKQGFRRSQNVLYRPSCADCSACMSARIRVADFVPSRTQRRVLRRNEDLKREATSPWATEDQYTLFRRYLDSRHADGGMADMDIFEFAAMIEETPVKTRVIEYTTTPEPGSRKRPLTAVCLTDVLDDGLSMVYSFYEPARIEDSLGTYIILDHVELARQVSLPYVYLGYWVPGSRKMGYKANFSALEIYKGGAWQPIGDPCAHSAETHPLSVDPIAEQVARISLPDTKPVRG, from the coding sequence ATGCGCCACACTCTGCCCATCGCGCCGCAGTTCTACGTGACGGCTCCGCAGGCCTGCCCCTATCTGGAGGCCCGGGCCGAGCGGAAACTGTTCACCGCCCTGCAGGGCGAGGGCGCGGGCCGGCTGAATGACGCGCTGTCCAAGCAGGGCTTCCGCCGCTCGCAGAACGTGCTCTACCGCCCCTCCTGCGCCGATTGCTCGGCCTGCATGTCGGCACGGATCCGGGTCGCGGATTTCGTTCCCAGCCGCACGCAGCGCCGGGTGCTGCGCCGCAACGAGGATCTGAAGCGCGAGGCGACCAGCCCCTGGGCGACCGAGGACCAGTATACGCTGTTCCGCCGCTATCTGGACAGCCGCCACGCCGATGGCGGCATGGCCGACATGGACATCTTCGAATTCGCGGCGATGATCGAGGAAACCCCGGTCAAGACCCGCGTGATCGAATACACCACCACCCCCGAGCCCGGCAGCCGCAAGCGGCCGCTGACGGCGGTCTGCCTGACCGACGTGCTCGATGACGGGCTGAGCATGGTCTACAGCTTCTACGAGCCGGCGCGGATCGAAGACAGCCTTGGCACCTATATCATCCTCGACCATGTGGAGCTGGCCCGGCAGGTGAGCCTGCCCTATGTCTACCTGGGCTATTGGGTGCCCGGCAGCCGCAAGATGGGCTACAAGGCCAACTTCTCGGCGCTGGAGATCTACAAGGGCGGCGCCTGGCAGCCGATCGGCGACCCCTGCGCCCATTCCGCCGAGACGCATCCGCTGTCGGTGGACCCGATTGCCGAGCAGGTGGCGCGGATCTCGTTGCCCGATACCAAGCCCGTGCGCGGATAG
- a CDS encoding calcium/sodium antiporter, producing MTYLFLVIGFAGLFIGGELLVRGAVGIARKFGLSPLVIGLTVVGFGTSMPELLVSVQAALGGTPAIAMGNVVGSNIANVLLILGAAAVIAPVGIAFGPLRRDLAVMLAATLALWGMILGGYLGRIEGLILFGGLLAFLWAALRSGTVEANDKLLTLDPPPLWRSGLIAVAGLVGLLISARLLIDSATEIARAFGISEAVIGLTIVAIGTSLPELATSVVAAMRRQADIAVGNVVGSNIFNILAILGLTALIAPIPVDARFAGIDMALAFAAAAGLAFASWKWGRLGRPAGAALLLVYGGYVAAMAVI from the coding sequence GTGACCTATCTTTTTCTTGTGATCGGCTTTGCCGGACTGTTCATCGGCGGCGAGCTTCTGGTACGGGGCGCCGTCGGCATTGCCCGCAAGTTCGGCCTCTCGCCGCTGGTGATCGGGTTGACGGTGGTGGGCTTTGGCACCTCGATGCCGGAACTGCTGGTCTCGGTGCAGGCGGCGCTTGGCGGCACACCGGCAATTGCGATGGGCAATGTCGTCGGATCGAACATCGCCAATGTCCTGCTGATCCTGGGTGCGGCGGCGGTGATCGCGCCGGTCGGCATCGCCTTCGGCCCGCTGCGCCGCGACCTTGCGGTGATGCTGGCGGCGACGCTGGCGCTGTGGGGGATGATCCTGGGCGGCTATCTGGGCCGGATCGAGGGGCTGATCCTGTTCGGCGGGCTGCTGGCCTTTCTCTGGGCGGCGCTGCGCAGCGGCACGGTCGAGGCCAATGACAAGCTGCTGACGCTGGATCCGCCGCCGCTGTGGCGGTCCGGGCTGATCGCGGTGGCGGGGCTGGTGGGGCTGCTGATCTCGGCCCGGCTGCTGATCGACAGCGCGACCGAGATTGCCCGCGCCTTCGGCATTTCCGAGGCGGTGATCGGCCTGACCATCGTTGCCATCGGCACCTCGCTGCCCGAGCTGGCAACCTCGGTGGTGGCGGCGATGCGGCGGCAGGCGGATATCGCGGTCGGCAATGTGGTCGGGTCCAATATCTTCAACATCCTTGCGATCCTGGGGCTGACGGCGCTGATCGCGCCGATCCCGGTCGATGCGCGCTTTGCCGGGATCGACATGGCGCTGGCCTTTGCGGCGGCGGCGGGGCTGGCCTTCGCGTCGTGGAAATGGGGGCGGCTGGGGCGGCCGGCGGGGGCGGCGCTGCTGCTGGTCTATGGCGGATATGTCGCGGCGATGGCGGTGATCTGA